GAATGCCATTTATCTAACCGAATATTTGGAAGCGCGTGAGCTGCGGCACTTCACTGTGGCGCTTGAAAATATCACTGAAACGATAGAATAATACAAGGAGaaggtcaactatcgtcttcGCAAAAATCACCCTCCCGGAatcagtaatgataatattcgGAAGGTCACTTACAAACAGCGATAACGATGATCAAAGCCAACACGAATAGTACGAATTAGAATAAACCTAATTTAGAAATCTGGGTTTTGGAGTTACAGCTTTAATTATCTTCAAATTATGTCAACGCGTCGCTTACTTTGTTGTCCGCCGACGCAGCAACATTTAACTGGAAGAAGGATTGCTTGATCACGCTGACGAAAagcaatttacaaatttatcgaGTAAAAATAGCGTATTGTAAACTATTTTTTTCGGTCTTCTTCTTCTAAACGGGACTATCGACCCCCGGCGTCATGGCGTCGATTCCGACTATACATTATTCGATAGTATTTAGTATTCGCTGAAAATTTTCGAGTTACtcgattcgaaaaatatattcaacttTTCCCCAgtaactgaaaaaataaaaataaaccaaaaaaGTGTCATTCAGCAAGTATCATAATTACATACTTCGTGACTCTCGgcaattttttccaaatttttcaacttttctgCATCCTTTGCCCTTTCGGACATAATCTTTTTGAGCTTTCTCTTCAGCTCTTCGTTTTCTTTGCAGACACGCTCACACCTTGCTATTCGTTCAGCCATATCAGCCTGAAAAAGTTGTACGTGGCGGAAATTGATCATCTTGTAAGATGAATTGCAATACAGAACATCTGAAATCCAATCAAATTTCCACCGATATCTTGATATTTGTCCCGTCCTGAGCAAAACACGCTTTTTATCGCTTCGCATCCTGCATTGCAGGCCCCGGTTATGTGATGGTGATCATGTGTGAAGAAATGTTTCATAGTAAACGGGTAGTTCGTGAAAATTTCCACATTATCAGCTTGATTTGAGAACAATCAGGCCGTTCTATTTTCCCCTAGATTGGGCGCATACCTGATCTATAGTTACTAGTAATATTGCAATAACATAACAAGTTTTTACACGTGAAAACCTATTGATTAAATAACCTGTCGAGGTAAACATCCAGTTGTGCGTCTGATTCGTTTTAATAATATGAAGCAAAAACATGTAGGCTTACAGTATTTATTTTCAACTGATTATAAACTTTACCTTTTCCATTTCTAGATTTTCGACCTTATTGCTTAATGTTCTCATCTCATCCATCATCTCCCTCACATCGCCCTTTGTTAACACGTCACCTTCTGGGTGCCCAATTCTCTAAAAAAAAGATATGCAGAtatcatacaaaaatatatcatataGTGTGCAAGATAAACCAAATGTTTGTTTTAATGCGTGTTTAATGATGACCGATAAATATGTTGACCTAGCTCAATAATGGTCTCTGAGTAACGTAACACACTCTGGCATTTATAGAGGATGGACAAACCAAGAGACAAACACTGACAGGTTCATCGTTGATCCAACACTAAATTTTCTGTTACACactacataaaaaaaatttaaattattggaAGCGTAAAGAGATCACAATGAAATGTTTGTCTAGATATAGTGGGATTCAACGCAATGGATCGAATCCCCCCTCCCTCCGCTCCCCCacggaaaaaaatttaaaaatcgcGCCGATGCCAAACAGCATTGCTTTCGCCCGTATATGTCTATGCCGGGACACTAATATGTAATAGTTTTGTGTAATGTATTTATGTCCATACGTGCAAGTTGTACGTGGGTTTAAAGTCAAACCGAACTAAAAACTAACTATTTTCTTGCATCTTCACCAAAAATTCCAGTTATATCGACAAAAGCGACATTAATTATTATCATTGCGTAATCACTAATCACATATTTCCAAAGTCTGGCGTTCATTAAATCTGCTTGTGTTGATATATGCGCCCAATGGTATGTATCAGGCATTTGAGAGAGTCATTTGCGTCGTAGATCCTAAGAGCATGGTCAAATGCGAATGAGTAGCAAGCAATCGTGCAAAAGAGTTTCGGAAATTCGGCTGACGTTTTTAATATGCTCAACATCAAACTAGTACAGGAAACAATTAGTAAACGAATGTGTTCTCACGCCCGATGcggttttaaaattttctgttttgcatGAGCTTTCAATCTTGTTTACACGGGTATTGGACGGCAAGTTTTCTGAATAAACCAATTTTAACAATATGATCTACGTAAGACGTCTATATCGTAGATCTGGGCGGTCTAAACTGCGGCCGGCTGGTTGCGTGcggcccgcagaacaattttagcgtacactactaaaccattggcagatatttgtgtTTATTAGCAAACAATTTTGCTTCATTTTCAAACCACCAACTGGAAATAATACAGATGTTgggattgatgtttgttaatatcacggaatttcattgttgtatctataaacgtcaagatgGTGGCTATATGGGAATGACCTTCTATCGGTAAATAGAGAATGAATTGGTTTGTTCTGACAGGAATAAACCGAGTAGAAGATCTCGCGTCAAGTAACTCTTCATTTGAAAAGCGTTTCtcgcctttattttagtaaaaacactcctcgattttcaagcgttggccaCGTGACGAGCAGCAGGGCTGACAGAGCGCCTCGCGATCcagcttttttttaaaaaaaaaaacttttaacttAAAcggattttgttgttttacgacGGTAGCTCTAGGcctgctcacgctacaagtaataatttttttttaaaatacaacaaTTCATTATACGATGAGTGTAGAAAAAAGGTGACAGGGGAAAAGCATTTCCTTACCACAGCAAAGTTAAACCACAGTGTtaggtgtgttttcaagtaatatccgtCACGAAAGAATTTAATTTTTAGCGACaatacaaaaccaaacacgagaaaagataccgaaaataTCATGATATTTCtcgggaagcaattttaaaataactaaaggctTCATATAGTTTTCTTGAAAAACTGATTTGAACGATAAActctcattcttaaatatatttgaagtcagtaaactcgcgatgttttgataACTTTTGcgttttctccgactgcggcccgcgagacgtCTTCAAATGTTTTTGCGTCCCTTCAACCTctcaaccttggaccaccctgtcgTAGATTACTACATCTCCGTTTCGCAATATAAACAGTAATCCGAAAACGATGCCATTCATGTCTTGAGAATTATGGGATTCTCTATCAAACAAAACACCAGAATTTTGTTAAAAGGATATtctgtaaaattgaaattgtagtTTATAAGATGTGGAACCTCATGGCAATGGATGTGGAAATTTTCCGCAAAGTTTTTATTCTCCGTCATCAAGCAAAAACACTCAgaattgaaaattcaataagtttttccgcaaataaaattactaaatttttaccTCGATTGTTGCCCAATAGATGTTGTAAAGATATCATCATTACAATTACTAATCAATACATATACTCAACACTAAAACGATATAGTTTATACTCATTTAATCTATAGTCCTTCCTTTACGCCTTTGTTCTATGGATATTATTCACTTGACTAGTTATCAATAAAAAAGAGACAAACTACGTATTGAGTCTATAGTAAAAGTATAACAAATGGCACAATTAAGAATTGGTCGAACAAGTGCATTCATCTTGAaataaaagtttcaaattttctacGTTACCTCTTCGTTCGATACATCATTTGCTGGTACAAAAGCAGCTTTATTCGCATTTCCCATGTCTTGCTTGAATTGTCAAAAAGATTTACGCATATAGATAGGCTTGTTTGTTTCTCCGCAGACTAAAGTCCACAGTCTTTCCTTGTAACGATTTATACTTTTTCGCAGAAAATGAATAATAGCTGGAAGGAAGCAATCAAGTAATCGAATCTCTAGTGCAGCTTTCGTACGTGGTAATTACCCTGGTATATGTATATCCATTGTAAGTAGACTGCATTGAGTGGACTTTATACAGTTTTAGCTGAAAATTTCATGCATTCGATTTACTATTTTGCTCAACGTAACCTGGTCATTTAACAATGTTTTTGATTATAATATTGTATCGATTCTGTTATAATCTACAAATACAAACTGGATATGATATTAAATTTGGACTGGCAACAAATTAAACCATTATCGTCTTATTTTTCCCGTGTCAATGGTATATTTTTGCCCAGGGGTCTCCAACGTGCGGCCCCGGGTtgagattttttcaaaatacacTAAAATCTTACGATGTTAACTATGAGTTTTATCGTGTTCGTATTTCATTctattgtaataaataaatttttatttattatggtgaaataaacaagttTCGGTCAGATCATTGAAGTGTGCAGTTATGAATTATTAATTCTGCATATGTGCAGTTAAGCAAAACTGGAATATTATGAACTTTTTATAAAGTAGTAAACACATACGCAATGTCGAAGAAGCGTAAATATTCGGAAGAGCACAGAATATTTAATGAGAAGTGGGAGGATCTGTATTTTGTGTGAAATTATAATAACAAGGTTCGGTGTATCATATGTTGTGCAATTATTGCTGTTCGAAAATATTGCAACGTCCGACGACTTTACAGCTCATTACCCCGGGAAAAATACCATGTCTATACTGAAACAATTCTTCACGGAAAGTCacggaaataaaattttcactgaTGAAACAGACAAATTTTCTCTCTGACATTAACAAAACTTGTGAAGATTTGGTAGAAGCAAGCTTTGCCATAAGCGAGATGATTGCGAAATCGTCGCGTCCTTTCGTTGGGGGAAGCTTTATTAAAGAGTGTATGTTTAAGGCTTGTGAAGTAATTAGCAgcaatctttttttaaatgaaagttAACAAATCAGCCTTTCACACGCGACTAACGGACGAGAGTTTGTGTGCTGTCTTAAAGACTAGCAAACCGACGCGAAATAGACCAAACATCGAGTCTCTCACCGCTACAAAATGGTGCCAATTATCCAGcacaagtaaatgaatatgtttcatgtctcgtttggTGTAAGATTCGagtgtaatttcaacaaatatattgagatttctttgttaatttttgtatagcaattttgtacctaatttgttggtttgtggcccgcgtcgtcaataaatttcaaaaagtggcccgcgacataaATTGAGTTGGAGAACCCTGTTTTAGCCGCAAGAGTTACTAAGTGTCTGCGATAAGAGGTGTACTACACGAGTGGTTCCATTATCTTTACATTCCATTCCGTTCCATTATCttcagtctctgaccgatattctcgtttgttacTTTGTGTTATCGCAGCACACTGAAAACGAGGAGTAAAAACTTTCACTGGGTTTTGCGATAAAAATGAACTCGCGTTGGTCTTTAAGTTGCCGCACTGTCCAGACTCTAGACTAGACTGTTTTCCGTTCGTGAAGATTTATAATTGCAACTCGTTTTCTAATAGTTTCTGGTCGCCATGCAGAGAAAGGAAGATTGCATATCGTGGAATGAATGGAGCGCGTTGGTCGTCTAGTTCCTAGGCTGGCTTAGAATTTACCCATTAGTGGACATTGGTAAATGCAACTCACTTTCTGATATTCTGCTTGCTTTCTCACTTCGGCTGTAAAGCTGctatgaatatttttgcatttttatttggGGGCTCTATGCCTTACTAAATATCTTACAAAATACGGGCAGGTAGGTGATTGTCCCTTGAATGCCTAATTTGATTGGTTCAAAACTTTTCAAACTGGTTAACGAAATCTTTCACATCCATATAATGTGAATTTAAGTAGTCTTCTTCAGGGGTGGTACTGACGCTAAAACATTGGGAAAATTAATGAAAAGATCTTTCTACATAGGAAATCCCCCCCAAAAAACTTGGCGATGACTCAAATGTTttagattaaatttattttaagcttACGTGGATGTAGAGGAGAACCAAGCGCTCTCTCTAAACGTGGAttgcaaataatttttgatGTATTTAAAAAAGGATGGCGAATTGGACCtgttgaagtatgcgcaccaagatggcgcacaacctgaattcagcTTGTGTATCAGGTtcgggttcaggttatgcgacatcttggtgcgcatactccaggagtaccGGTGAATTTAATAAAGAACACTTGACATCAATCTGTTGCAATGGGTATTCAGTGCAATGTTTTTGAGGACACAACAGACGAAGCAGTCTTTTAATACGAGCGATATTTCTATATTCTTTTGCACAGTACTTGAAATAATTAGCCAGTAATCGATACCGTATACCAGGAGCTGGCAACAAACATCAAGACAGAATTTCTCATGACTCGTTGTCTCCTTTTTCTTGGTAACATGAA
The genomic region above belongs to Styela clava chromosome 13, kaStyClav1.hap1.2, whole genome shotgun sequence and contains:
- the LOC120333159 gene encoding uncharacterized protein LOC120333159 isoform X1 — translated: MGNANKAAFVPANDVSNEERIGHPEGDVLTKGDVREMMDEMRTLSNKVENLEMEKADMAERIARCERVCKENEELKRKLKKIMSERAKDAEKLKNLEKIAESHENLLREHEALKKKYDKALKENEKMRKKLEESGVKKTNWWKVGALIGIAVVLGVATGGLAAFGIFGFVVAKIAIGCLFGGGVVAAIGGGAIAAKWEEFCDW